Proteins encoded by one window of Ascochyta rabiei chromosome 1, complete sequence:
- a CDS encoding Electron transfer flavoprotein alpha-subunit, whose amino-acid sequence MFAAARPSVLRSARAQLRQSQTQSQSHAAWARLASTLAVLEAKEGKLNIASLAAITAGTKLGGSVTAFVAGSAGKALAEQAGKAQGIEKVIYVDNAAYDRGLAENWAPLLVDNIKKGGYTHVLTGHSAFGKNLMPRVAALLDVQQISDITAIESEDTFVRPIYAGNAIMTVQSSDTTKIITVRGTAFPAPDPEGGSAAVEEGTDPKAECPTEWVSEDLAKSDRPDLGSATKVVSGGRGLKSKEEFDKLMPPLADALGAAIGASRAAVDSGFADNSLQVGQTGKNVAPQLYLCAGISGAIQHLAGMKDSKVIAAINKDPDAPIFQVADVGLVGDLFDKVPELTEKLKQ is encoded by the exons ATGTTCGCCGCCGCCCGCCCCTCGGTGCTCCGCTCAGCTCGCGCCCAGCTCCGCCAGTCCCAGacgcagtcgcagtcgcacGCCGCATGGGCACGACTGGCCTCGACGCTCGCCGTCCTCGAGGCCAAAGAGGGCAAGCTCAACATCGCCTCGCTCGCCGCCATCACCGCCGGCACCAAGCTCGGTGGCTCCGTCACAGCCTTTGTCGCCGGAAGTGCGGGCAAGGCCCTTGCTGAGCAGGCGGGCAAGGCTCAGGGCATCGAGAAGGTCATCTACGTCGACAACGCCGCATACGACAGG GGGCTCGCCGAGAACTGGGCGCCGCTGCTGGTCGACAACATCAAGAAGGGCGGCTACACCCACGTCCTGACCGGCCACTCTGCCTTTGGCAAGAACCTGATGCCGCGCGTTGCCGCCCTGCTCGATGTCCAGCAGATCTCCGACATCACAGCCATCGAGAGCGAGGACA CATTCGTTCGCCCCATCTACGCCGGCAACGCCATCATGACCGTCCAGTCGAGCGACACCACCAAGATCATCACCGTCCGCGGCACCGCCTTCCCCGCCCCCGATCCCGAGGGAGGCTCGGCCGCAGTAGAGGAAGGCACAGACCCCAAGGCCGAGTGCCCGACAGAATGGGTGTCGGAGGATCTCGCCAAGTCGGACCGTCCCGACCTCGGCTCAGCAACCAAGGTCGTCTCTGGAGGCCGTGGGCTGAAGTCCAAGGAGGAGTTCGACAAGCTCATGCCCCCGCTGGCGGACGCGCTGGGTGCTGCCATCGGTGCTTCGCGCGCCGCTGTCGACAGTGGCTTCGCCGACAACAGCTTGCAGGTCGGACAGACGGGAAAGAACGTGGCACCGCAGCTGTACCTTTGCGCCGGCATTTCTGGCGCCATCCAGCACCTGGCTGGCATGAAGGACAGCAAGGTTATTGCCGCCATCAACAAGGACCCTGACGCGCCCATCTTCCAAGTTGCCGACGTGGGTCTCGTAGGCGACCTGTTCGACAAGGTCCCAGAACTGACCGAAAAGCTGAAGCAGTAG
- a CDS encoding SWI/SNF and RSC complex subunit Ssr2, variant 2 yields MSDDAAASATAQDPSLAAEGAAQANALDQDTAMLDEPPAKESSREPSAATPAPASDNPLDAPDGPRPDAEDADGHDDEDMGGLDDAKKEKDPDAAGAEADADAEADAADPEAAAKADLQAAARSHFVAQTYATIIPSYATWFDMRYIDYRERKALPEFFNGRNRSKTPAVYRDYRDFMINTYRLNPSEYLTVTACRRNLAGDVCAIMRVHAFLEQWGLINYQVDPQERPSNIGPPFTGHFRVTVDTPRGLQPFQPGPGAKLTDGKQSAATDRAASAQPTAKSDTKSLAGRNIYEANGKEASVEPREKVANGEAAANGASADVKELEAAAKEPLKVINCFSCGVECTRVHFHETKPSEQPGQTKSVGGLKRDLCPRCFVEGNFPSGTSSADFTKICNPESSSVPESEEKWTEEETLLLLEGLEEFDEDWNRVADHVATKTREQCVMKFLQLEIEDKYIEADLPQGDAATPSAKFLRDLDYLSEGRAPLHHADNPILSVVSFLAGLAPANVTEAAVASGRSVSEMKRILQDKINKAPTAPSDKGKEKEGDKAATPATGASDVKPEGDDAMEVDTTQDLTVTNRDASPDSNPLVTLPFALSAARSSALASHEERHITRLVSGSVNLQLQKLQLKLAHFSDFEKLLSAERRDLQRRRQQLFMDRLNFQRRVRALEEATKKISSGVQGQGLPGSMSNEDAMTALTDAIRMFGVGKGEDSMGVKRDSVDAGVQPVAEGGEGYGKLEI; encoded by the exons ATGTCCGACGACGCGGCTGCCAGCGCAACCGCGCAGGACCCGTCCCTCGCTGCAGAGGGCGCTGCACAGGCCAATGCGCTTGACCAAG ACACCGCCATGCTCGACGAACCGCCTGCCAAGGAGTCGTCGCGCGAGCCCTCGGCCGCCACGCCCGCCCCCGCCTCCGACAACCCCCTCGATGCCCCCGACGGCCCGCGACCTGACGCCGAGGATGCCGACGGccacgacgacgaggacatGGGCGGCCTCGACGACGCCAAGAAGGAAAAGGACCCCGACGCGGCTGGAGCTGAGGCGGACGCTGACGCCGAAGCTGACGCCGCAGACCCCGAGGCCGCCGCAAAGGCCGACCTGCAGGCCGCCGCGCGCTCGCACTTTGTCGCCCAGACGTACGCCACCATCATCCCCAGCTACGCCACCTGGTTCGACATGCGCTACATCGACTACCGCGAGCGCAAGGCCCTGCCCGAGTTCTTCAACGGCCGCAATCGCAGCAAGACGCCCGCCGTCTACCGCGACTACCGCGACTTCATGATCAACACGTACCGCCTGAACCCCTCCGAGTACCTGACCGTCACCGCCTGCAGGCGCAACCTGGCCGGAGACGTCTGCGCCATCATGCGCGTCCACGCCTTCCTCGAGCAGTGGGGGCTCATCAACTACCAG GTCGACCCCCAGGAGCGCCCGTCCAACATTGGCCCCCCCTTCACCGGCCACTTCCGCGTCACCGTCGACACACCCCGCGGACTGCAGCCCTTCCAGCCAGGCCCCGGCGCAAAGCTCACCGACGGAAAGCAGAGCGCGGCCACGGACCGTGCTGCGAGCGCACAGCCCACGGCAAAGTCGGACACCAAGTCCCTGGCCGGACGCAACATCTACGAGGCCAACGGCAAGGAGGCGTCCGTTGAGCCGAGGGAAAAGGTTGCCAACGGCGAAGCCGCTGCGAATGGTGCCTCTGCCGACGTCAAGGAGCTCGAAGCGGCTGCCAAGGAGCCCCTCAAGGTCATCAACTGCTTCAGCTGCGGTGTCGAGTGCACCCGCGTCCACTTCCACGAGACAAAACCGTCCGAGCAGCCTGGCCAAACCAAGAGCGTGGGTGGTCTGAAGCGCGACCTATGCCCCAGGTGTTTCGTCGAAGGCAACTTCCCCTCCGGCACATCCTCGGCCGACTTCACCAAAATCTGCAACCCAGAGTCCTCGTCTGTCCCCGAGTCGGAGGAGAAGTGGACAGAGGAGGAGACGCTTCTGCTTCTCGAAGGCCTGGAGGAGTTCGACGAAGACTGGAACAGGGTGGCCGACCACGTGGCCACCAAGACGCGCGAGCAGTGCGTGATGAAGTTTCTGCAGCTCGAGATCGAGGACAAGTACATCGAGGCCGATCTGCCCCAGGGCGACGCCGCCACCCCTTCAGCCAAGTTCCTCCGCGACCTGGACTATCTCAGCGAAGGCCGCGCGCCCCTGCACCACGCAGACAACCCCATCCTGAGCGTGGTCAGCTTTCTCGCCGGTTTGGCTCCAGCGAACGTCACAGAAGCCGCCGTTGCCTCGGGTCGCAGCGTGAGCGAGATGAAGCGCATCCTGCAGGACAAGATCAACAAGGCGCCGACAGCGCCCTCGGACAAGGGCAAGGAGAAGGAAGGTGACAAGGCCGCGACCCCTGCGACAGGTGCCTCCGACGTCAAGCCTGAAGGCGACGACGCCATGGAGGTCGACACCACCCAGGACCTCACAGTAACCAACAGGGACGCCTCGCCAGACAGCAACCCTCTCGTCACACTACCCTTTGCCCTCTCTGCAGCTCGTTCGTCTGCGCTCGCCTCTCACGAAGAACGCCACATCACCCGCCTCGTCTCGGGCTCGGTCAACCTGCAACTGCAGAAGCTGCAGCTCAAGCTCGCGCACTTCTCCGACTTTGAGAAGCTCCTCTCTGCCGAGCGCCGCGACCTGCAGCGCCGCCGCCAGCAGCTGTTCATGGACCGTCTGAACTTCCAGCGCCGCGTGCGCGCGCTCGAGGAGGCGACCAAGAAGATCAGCTCAGGCGTGCAGGGCCAGGGCCTGCCGGGGTCGATGAGCAACGAGGACGCCATGACGGCGCTCACCGACGCGATCCGCATGTTTGGTGTGGGCAAGGGCGAGGACAGCATGGGCGTCAAGCGGGACAGCGTGGATGCAGGCGTGCAGCCAGTAGCAGAGGGCGGAGAAGGCTACGGAAAGCTGGAGATATAA
- a CDS encoding SWI/SNF and RSC complex subunit Ssr2 codes for MSDDAAASATAQDPSLAAEGAAQANALDQDTAMLDEPPAKESSREPSAATPAPASDNPLDAPDGPRPDAEDADGHDDEDMGGLDDAKKEKDPDAAGAEADADAEADAADPEAAAKADLQAAARSHFVAQTYATIIPSYATWFDMRYIDYRERKALPEFFNGRNRSKTPAVYRDYRDFMINTYRLNPSEYLTVTACRRNLAGDVCAIMRVHAFLEQWGLINYQVPTVQSCTPNPKPQTPTHPTNPFQVDPQERPSNIGPPFTGHFRVTVDTPRGLQPFQPGPGAKLTDGKQSAATDRAASAQPTAKSDTKSLAGRNIYEANGKEASVEPREKVANGEAAANGASADVKELEAAAKEPLKVINCFSCGVECTRVHFHETKPSEQPGQTKSVGGLKRDLCPRCFVEGNFPSGTSSADFTKICNPESSSVPESEEKWTEEETLLLLEGLEEFDEDWNRVADHVATKTREQCVMKFLQLEIEDKYIEADLPQGDAATPSAKFLRDLDYLSEGRAPLHHADNPILSVVSFLAGLAPANVTEAAVASGRSVSEMKRILQDKINKAPTAPSDKGKEKEGDKAATPATGASDVKPEGDDAMEVDTTQDLTVTNRDASPDSNPLVTLPFALSAARSSALASHEERHITRLVSGSVNLQLQKLQLKLAHFSDFEKLLSAERRDLQRRRQQLFMDRLNFQRRVRALEEATKKISSGVQGQGLPGSMSNEDAMTALTDAIRMFGVGKGEDSMGVKRDSVDAGVQPVAEGGEGYGKLEI; via the exons ATGTCCGACGACGCGGCTGCCAGCGCAACCGCGCAGGACCCGTCCCTCGCTGCAGAGGGCGCTGCACAGGCCAATGCGCTTGACCAAG ACACCGCCATGCTCGACGAACCGCCTGCCAAGGAGTCGTCGCGCGAGCCCTCGGCCGCCACGCCCGCCCCCGCCTCCGACAACCCCCTCGATGCCCCCGACGGCCCGCGACCTGACGCCGAGGATGCCGACGGccacgacgacgaggacatGGGCGGCCTCGACGACGCCAAGAAGGAAAAGGACCCCGACGCGGCTGGAGCTGAGGCGGACGCTGACGCCGAAGCTGACGCCGCAGACCCCGAGGCCGCCGCAAAGGCCGACCTGCAGGCCGCCGCGCGCTCGCACTTTGTCGCCCAGACGTACGCCACCATCATCCCCAGCTACGCCACCTGGTTCGACATGCGCTACATCGACTACCGCGAGCGCAAGGCCCTGCCCGAGTTCTTCAACGGCCGCAATCGCAGCAAGACGCCCGCCGTCTACCGCGACTACCGCGACTTCATGATCAACACGTACCGCCTGAACCCCTCCGAGTACCTGACCGTCACCGCCTGCAGGCGCAACCTGGCCGGAGACGTCTGCGCCATCATGCGCGTCCACGCCTTCCTCGAGCAGTGGGGGCTCATCAACTACCAGGTACCCACCGTGCAATCCTGCACCCCCAACCCCAAACCCCAAACCCCTACACATCCAACTAACCCCTTCCAGGTCGACCCCCAGGAGCGCCCGTCCAACATTGGCCCCCCCTTCACCGGCCACTTCCGCGTCACCGTCGACACACCCCGCGGACTGCAGCCCTTCCAGCCAGGCCCCGGCGCAAAGCTCACCGACGGAAAGCAGAGCGCGGCCACGGACCGTGCTGCGAGCGCACAGCCCACGGCAAAGTCGGACACCAAGTCCCTGGCCGGACGCAACATCTACGAGGCCAACGGCAAGGAGGCGTCCGTTGAGCCGAGGGAAAAGGTTGCCAACGGCGAAGCCGCTGCGAATGGTGCCTCTGCCGACGTCAAGGAGCTCGAAGCGGCTGCCAAGGAGCCCCTCAAGGTCATCAACTGCTTCAGCTGCGGTGTCGAGTGCACCCGCGTCCACTTCCACGAGACAAAACCGTCCGAGCAGCCTGGCCAAACCAAGAGCGTGGGTGGTCTGAAGCGCGACCTATGCCCCAGGTGTTTCGTCGAAGGCAACTTCCCCTCCGGCACATCCTCGGCCGACTTCACCAAAATCTGCAACCCAGAGTCCTCGTCTGTCCCCGAGTCGGAGGAGAAGTGGACAGAGGAGGAGACGCTTCTGCTTCTCGAAGGCCTGGAGGAGTTCGACGAAGACTGGAACAGGGTGGCCGACCACGTGGCCACCAAGACGCGCGAGCAGTGCGTGATGAAGTTTCTGCAGCTCGAGATCGAGGACAAGTACATCGAGGCCGATCTGCCCCAGGGCGACGCCGCCACCCCTTCAGCCAAGTTCCTCCGCGACCTGGACTATCTCAGCGAAGGCCGCGCGCCCCTGCACCACGCAGACAACCCCATCCTGAGCGTGGTCAGCTTTCTCGCCGGTTTGGCTCCAGCGAACGTCACAGAAGCCGCCGTTGCCTCGGGTCGCAGCGTGAGCGAGATGAAGCGCATCCTGCAGGACAAGATCAACAAGGCGCCGACAGCGCCCTCGGACAAGGGCAAGGAGAAGGAAGGTGACAAGGCCGCGACCCCTGCGACAGGTGCCTCCGACGTCAAGCCTGAAGGCGACGACGCCATGGAGGTCGACACCACCCAGGACCTCACAGTAACCAACAGGGACGCCTCGCCAGACAGCAACCCTCTCGTCACACTACCCTTTGCCCTCTCTGCAGCTCGTTCGTCTGCGCTCGCCTCTCACGAAGAACGCCACATCACCCGCCTCGTCTCGGGCTCGGTCAACCTGCAACTGCAGAAGCTGCAGCTCAAGCTCGCGCACTTCTCCGACTTTGAGAAGCTCCTCTCTGCCGAGCGCCGCGACCTGCAGCGCCGCCGCCAGCAGCTGTTCATGGACCGTCTGAACTTCCAGCGCCGCGTGCGCGCGCTCGAGGAGGCGACCAAGAAGATCAGCTCAGGCGTGCAGGGCCAGGGCCTGCCGGGGTCGATGAGCAACGAGGACGCCATGACGGCGCTCACCGACGCGATCCGCATGTTTGGTGTGGGCAAGGGCGAGGACAGCATGGGCGTCAAGCGGGACAGCGTGGATGCAGGCGTGCAGCCAGTAGCAGAGGGCGGAGAAGGCTACGGAAAGCTGGAGATATAA
- a CDS encoding Oxidoreductase, translating to MFRSAPGLIARSSALRTLPRAAPPARRFISTAPPAQKSRSWKSLVARLGLAGTIVYYYNTTDVFAEEPRQRAPALPATEVESETLPTIESIAAERAQRKAVQQQLEAQRQKEASAAEEAARAQPSSAEPQEGGIEGLEAEADQQGAFNPETGEINWDCPCLGGMATGPCGDEFKAAFSCFVYSKEEPKGMDCIDKFKDMQNCFRQYPEIYGSEIDTDDDDDMTADAAADVSTPSDSTPQPALSGETNTDAPAPVKKESKSKSVAPSGPHSADKVAENRRELGLVPENYRPEEKEVKKQEPVSESESLVPKAAHDGR from the exons ATGTTTCGAAGCGCACCCGGATTGATTGCCCGCTCCAGCGCGCTGCGCACCCTCCCGCGCGCCGCGCCGCCTGCCCGTCGATTCATCAGCACAGCGCCCCCGGCGCAGAAGAGCCGGAGCTGGAAGAGCTTGGTGGCGCGGCTGGGTCTTGCCGGCACCATCGTCTACTACTACAACACCACCGATGTATTCGCCGAGGAGCCAAGAC AACGGGCGCCCGCCCTCCCCGCCACCGAAGTAGAGTCGGAGACGCTCCCCACCATCGAGTCGATCGCAGCCGAGCGCGCCCAGCGCAAGGCCGTCCAGCAGCAGCTCGAGGCCCAGCGCCAGAAGGAAGCCTCGGCCGCCGAAGAGGCTGCCCGCGCACAGCCCAGCAGCGCTGAGCCGCAGGAGGGCGGCATCGAGGGCCTGGAGGCCGAGGCCGACCAGCAGGGCGCCTTCAACCCCGAGACGGGCGAGATCAACTGGGATTGCCCGTGTCTGGGCGGCATGGCGACCGGGCCGTGTGGAGACGAGTTCAAGGCGGCCTTTAGCTGCTTCGTCTACAGCAAGGAGGAGCCCAAGGGCATGGACTGCATCGACAAGTTCAA GGACATGCAGAACTGCTTCCGCCAGTACCCCGAGATCTACGGCTCAGAAATCGACacagacgacgacgacgacatgaccgccgacgccgccgccgacgtcTCCACCCCCTCCGACTCGACACCGCAGCCCGCGCTGTCTGGCGAGACCAACACCGACGCCCCGGCGCCCGTCAAGAAGGAGTCGAAGAGCAAGAGCGTGGCACCGTCCGGCCCCCACTCCGCCGACAAGGTCGCCGAGAACAGGCGCGAGCTGGGCCTTGTACCGGAGAACTACCGGCCCGAGGAGAAGGAAGTCAAGAAGCAGGAGCCCGTCAGCGAGAGCGAGAGTCTGGTGCCCAAGGCCGCACACGACGGCCGGTAG
- a CDS encoding GPI inositol deacylase has protein sequence MRPSPPTAPSPGRDLSVSTPDCLAAPPPEHGVAVNDRLQGTAAGTPHWKEAKRRSEQAHVPFQRPATTRRQPSTSAPTDPPTAMALSNEKTCPTAAGPPAKDITSDSMVEGQNGRWRLRLRNPWACSPYTLLTTLLGLAALFLMVQSFLTRQLDTKGCEMSYMRPIFHKFDDFDTEHTRFASKYSLYLYREGGIDDDSRVKGVPVLFIPGNAGSYKQVRPLGAEAAYHYHNALRHDVAASRAGKKPLDFFTVDFNEDFTAFHGQTLLDQAEYLNDAITFILSLYHTPGRSARDSNLPDPTSVVILGHSMGGMVARTMLTMPNYQSNSINTIVTLAAPHARPPVSFDGDIVRLYKGVNDYWRHAYSQKWAIDNPLWHVTLISIAGGGLDTVVSSDYASIASLVPETHGFTVFTSSMPNVWTGMDHLAITWCDQERKSVVRALYDVIDASRATQTVPRAERMRGFKKQFLTGLEDTVEKTLPHKQAKTLLTLEQDSAVISQGEKLVLRSLGKSQQKPKAYLLPVPPQDEHQEKKFTLLTNEKLDALGENGKLEVLFCSVYPYQTGLSATLFSMNMDLSGDNSGATRLACKNAASDVVALPESTRESTFSFRTDQRPFSYLQYDLKDLSDQQFVAVVDKSGERSTGWVVAEFSNASDSVYRVDMGLQRLLTTGLNLRLSNRRPLAMDIKVPALHSALLAYNIHVGKQSCDRGELFAPLLRQYITDVHESKFFVNVKDATLNLHGVSPYMPPTLFHKQTSSGLSLQIWSDPTCDSTVEVNLRVDVLGSLGKLWMRYRIVFAAFPLFIVALVIRQQFRVYDETGIFMSFANGFNECLRTSLPLVLAALTFLSVALAGARKETFKHWPLNAVSSNTTALLDDANHELLLGSDDNFFWFLVPLFGLMCIGICVVLNYVALLLTYILATVYALVSSAALRNEEGQRTPKAFAVTSTRQRTITTLILLSLISTVVPYHFAYMVLCLVQLATCIRGLRLAKETRLDTNYNFYNYAHSILILMIWILPINLPVLVVWVRNLAVHWWTPFSSHHNILSIMPFIFLVETLSTGRMIPRVQSRYSFLTNIFLFSIAAYAAVYGVTYAYVLHHLANILCAWLVAIHFDASNITAKRIGGMFETTTSKTDTKKRP, from the exons ATGCGCCCGTCCCCGCCGACAGCGCCAAGTCCAGGTCGCGACCTCTCCGTCTCCACCCCCGACTGTCTGGCCGCACCACCCCCGGAACATGGCGTCGCGGTGAATGACCGGCTTCAAGGCACCGCAGCGGGAACACCACACTGGAAAGAGGCAAAGAGGAGGAGCGAACAGGCGCATGTGCCATTCCAGCGGCCTGCAACAACACGACGTCAACCCAGCACCTCGGCGCCCACCGACCCCCCAACCGCCATGGCCTTGTCCAACGAGAAAACATGCCCCACTGCTGCCGGGCCGCCCGCAAAGGACATCACGTCAGACAGCATGGTGGAGGGGCAGAACGGCAGGTGGAGGTTGCGCCTGCGCAACCCCTGGGCATGCTCGCCATACACACTGCTCACCACATTACTGGGCCTCGCCGCCCTCTTCCTCATGGTACAGTCATTCCTGACGCGCCAGCTCGACACCAAAGGCTGCGAGATGTCGTACATGCGTCCCATCTTCCACAAGTTTGACGACTTCGATACCGAGCACACCCGCTTTGCCAGCAAATACTCGTTGTACCTCTACCGCGAGGGCGGCATAGACGACGACAGCAGG GTCAAAGGAGTGCCCGTCCTCTTCATCCCCGGAAACGCGGGCAGCTACAAGCAAGTGCGACCACTGGGAGCTGAAGCAGCATACCACTACCACAACGCTCTGAGGCACGACGTGGCCGCCAGCAGAGCAGGAAAGAAGCCGCTGGACTTCTTCACCGTCGACTTCAACGAAGACTTTACAGCATTCCACGGCCAGACACTGCTGGATCAGGCCGAATATCTCAACGACGCCATCACATTCATCCTATCCCTATACCACACTCCAGGGCGCTCGGCTCGCGACTCAAATCTGCCGGACCCCACGTCGGTTGTCATTCTGGGACACTCCATGGGAGGCATGGTAGCTCGGACCATGCTCACAATGCCCAACTACCAGTCCAACTCCATCAACACCATTGTCACGCTTGCAGCACCGCACGCCAGGCCACCCGTGTCTTTTGACGGAGACATTGTCCGGCTCTACAAGGGCGTCAACGACTACTGGCGACACGCCTACTCCCAAAAGTGGGCCATCGACAATCCGCTATGGCACGTCACCCTGATATCCATTGCCGGTGGTGGTCTCGATACGGTGGTATCCTCAGACTATGCCAGTATCGCATCTTTGGTACCCGAGACCCACGGCTTCACCGTCTTCACGTCTTCCATGCCCAATGTCTGGACAGGGATGGATCATTTGGCCATCACATGGTGCGACCAGGAAAGGAAGAGCGTTGTGCGTGCTCTGTACGACGTCATTGACGCATCGCGAGCGACGCAGACGGTGCCCCGCGCCGAACGCATGCGAGGGTTTAAGAAACAGTTCCTCACAGGACTGGAAGACACCGTTGAAAAGACGTTGCCGCACAAGCAAGCGAAAACGCTTCTTACTCTGGAACAGGACAGTGCGGTCATCTCGCAGGGCGAAAAGCTGGTTCTGCGAAGCCTCGGAAAGTCACAACAAAAACCAAAGGCTTATCTGCTACCTGTGCCCCCTCAAGACGAGCACCAGGAGAAGAAATTCACACTCTTGACCAATGAGAAGCTGGATGCCCTGGGCGAGAATGGCAAGCTCGAAGTCTTGTTCTGCAGTGTGTACCCATATCAGACGGGGTTATCAGCGACGCTCTTCTCCATGAATATGGATCTCTCTGGCGACAACTCTGGCGCTACTCGGCTCGCATGCAAGAACGCAGCATCGGACGTCGTTGCTCTCCCAGAGTCCACCCGCGAGTCCACCTTCTCCTTCAGGACCGACCAACGGCCCTTTTCGTATCTGCAGTACGACCTCAAAGACCTGTCAGATCAGCAGTTCGTTGCTGTTGTCGACAAATCCGGCGAACGCAGCACTGGTTGGGTAGTTGCTGAGTTCAGCAATGCGTCCGATTCGGTCTACAGAGTAGACATGGGCTTGCAACGCCTTCTGACGACTGGCCTGAACCTTCGATTGTCGAACCGCCGCCCTTTGGCTATGGACATCAAGGTGCCAGCTTTGCATTCGGCCTTGCTGGCATACAACATACATGTTGGCAAGCAATCATGCGACCGTGGAGAATTGTTTGCACCTCTGCTGCGACAGTACATTACGGACGTGCATGAGAGCAAGTTCTTCGTCAATGTCAAAGACGCCACACTCAACTTGCATGGCGTCTCACCATACATGCCGCCCACCCTCTTTCACAAGCAGACATCAAGTGGTCTGTCTCTGCAGATCTGGTCGGACCCAACCTGCGACAGCACCGTGGAAGTGAATCTGAGAGTCGATGTCCTAGGAAGCTTGGGCAAGTTGTGGATGCGTTACCGAATCGTCTTTGCAGCGTTCCCACTGTTCATCGTCGCATTGGTCATACGCCAGCAGTTCAGAGTCTATGATGAGACAGGCATCTTCATGAGCTTCGCCAACGGCTTCAATGAGTGTCTGCGTACATCTCTGCCCCTCGTCTTGGCAGCGTTGACCTTTCTGTCAGTTGCCCTGGCCGGTGCTCGCAAGGAGACGTTCAAGCACTGGCCGCTCAACGCCGTATCCAGCAACACCACTGCACTTCTGGATGACGCTAACCACGAACTTCTTCTGGGATCGGATGACAACTTTTTCTGGTTTCTTGTACCGCTATTTGGTCTTATGTGCATTGGGATATGCGTCGTTCTTAACTACGTTGCTCTGTTGCTCACCTACATCCTCGCGACAGTGTACGCCTTGGTCAGCTCTGCAGCCCTCAGGAACGAGGAAGGGCAAAGGACTCCGAAGGCATTTGCCGTCACCTCGACTCGACAGCGAACCATCACAACTCTGATCCTGTTGTCGCTTATATCTACTGTCGTGCCATACCACTTTGCCTACATGGTGCTCTGTCTCGTCCAGCTGGCCACCTGTATCCGCGGTTTAAGATTGGCGAAGGAGACACGTCTCGATACGAACTACAACTTCTACAACTATGCCCATTCCATACTGATCTTGATGATCTGGATCCTGCCAATCAACCTGCCGGTTCTCGTAGTCTGGGTACGAAACCTCGCTGTCCATTGGTGGACGCCATTCTCATCGCATCACAACATCTTATCCATCATGCCCTTCATCTTCCTAGTCGAAACCCTCAGCACTGGCCGCATGATTCCCCGCGTCCAGTCTCGATACTCCTTCCTCACCAacatcttcctcttctccatTGCCGCATACGCTGCCGTCTATGGGGTTACCTACGCGTATGTGCTTCACCACCTCGCAAATATTCTCTGCGCTTGGCTTGTCGCTATACACTTCGATGCGTCCAACATCACTGCAAAGAGGATTGGCGGCATGTTCGAGACAACGACCTCAAAAACAGACACAAAGAAACGACCCTGA